One genomic region from Streptomyces sp. NBC_00457 encodes:
- a CDS encoding ABC transporter ATP-binding protein, with translation MDALLAVSGLKKVYEGSGRRVEAVRDLTFTVDAGELVCLVGPSGCGKTTLLKCMGGLLAPTAGEVLLEGRKVTGPPPGMAFVFQEYGRSLFPWMRVGENVELPLKQKDLSKARRRELVADALRSVGLADAAGAYPWQLSGGMQQRVAIARALAYEPRVLLMDEPFAAVDAQTRADLEDLVRGLWRERGITILFVTHDIDEAVYLGERVLVLSSSPTVIQEQLKVDLPDERDQLHTRVAPRFAELRTHVYEQIQAAKRGVPQDAVTKSDTPPPR, from the coding sequence ATGGACGCGCTTCTTGCCGTATCCGGCCTGAAGAAGGTCTACGAGGGGTCGGGGCGCCGGGTGGAGGCGGTCCGCGACCTCACCTTCACCGTCGATGCCGGGGAACTCGTCTGTCTCGTCGGCCCGTCGGGCTGCGGCAAGACGACCCTGCTGAAGTGCATGGGCGGACTGCTCGCACCGACGGCCGGTGAAGTGCTGCTGGAGGGACGGAAGGTGACCGGGCCGCCGCCCGGGATGGCGTTCGTGTTCCAGGAGTACGGGCGGAGTCTGTTTCCCTGGATGCGGGTCGGCGAGAACGTCGAACTCCCCCTGAAACAGAAGGACTTGAGCAAAGCACGGCGTCGGGAGCTGGTGGCCGACGCGCTGCGATCGGTCGGGCTCGCGGACGCGGCGGGCGCCTATCCGTGGCAGCTGTCGGGCGGTATGCAGCAGCGGGTCGCCATCGCCCGCGCGCTGGCGTACGAGCCACGGGTGCTGCTGATGGACGAGCCGTTCGCGGCGGTGGACGCACAGACGCGCGCCGATCTGGAGGACCTCGTACGAGGGCTGTGGCGGGAGCGCGGCATCACGATCCTGTTCGTCACCCACGACATCGACGAGGCCGTGTACCTGGGCGAGCGGGTGCTCGTCCTGTCCTCCTCCCCCACCGTCATCCAGGAACAGCTCAAGGTCGACCTGCCCGACGAGCGCGACCAGCTGCACACCCGAGTCGCCCCGCGCTTCGCCGAGCTGCGCACCCATGTGTACGAGCAGATCCAGGCGGCGAAGCGCGGGGTCCCGCAGGACGCGGTCACGAAGTCAGATACGCCTCCACCTCGCTGA
- a CDS encoding ABC transporter permease — protein MRGVNAALGAAGLAAFLALGEAVPRLGLVKDDYFPPTSRIADALGDELGDGAFWSALGDTLTGWALGLVIAACAGIVVGVVISVVPYLREATASTIEFLRPIPSVALIPLAVLLYGTELRSVLLLVVYASFWQVLIQTLYGVQDLDPVADETARSYGLGTWARIRHVLWPTALPYVMTGVRLAAAVALILAVTAELVIGAPGLGARIAVAQTSQAVPDMYALVVVTGLLGLLINVGARSVERRALAWHQSVRGEVMV, from the coding sequence GTGAGGGGCGTGAACGCCGCACTCGGTGCGGCCGGGCTCGCGGCCTTCCTCGCCCTGGGTGAGGCGGTACCGCGGCTCGGCCTGGTCAAGGACGACTACTTCCCGCCGACCAGCCGGATCGCCGACGCGCTCGGCGACGAACTCGGCGACGGCGCCTTCTGGTCGGCGCTCGGCGACACCCTCACCGGCTGGGCGCTGGGCCTGGTGATCGCGGCCTGCGCGGGGATCGTCGTCGGCGTGGTCATCTCGGTGGTCCCGTATCTGCGGGAGGCAACGGCCTCCACGATCGAGTTCCTCCGCCCGATCCCCTCGGTCGCCCTGATCCCCCTCGCCGTCCTCCTCTACGGCACCGAACTGCGCTCGGTGCTGCTCCTGGTCGTGTACGCCTCCTTCTGGCAGGTGCTGATCCAGACCCTCTACGGCGTCCAGGACCTGGACCCGGTCGCCGACGAGACGGCACGGTCGTACGGCCTGGGCACCTGGGCGCGGATCCGGCATGTGCTGTGGCCGACCGCGCTGCCGTATGTCATGACCGGGGTGCGCCTGGCCGCGGCCGTCGCGCTGATCCTCGCGGTGACCGCCGAACTCGTCATCGGCGCACCGGGGCTGGGCGCGCGGATCGCCGTGGCGCAGACCTCGCAGGCCGTGCCCGACATGTACGCGCTGGTCGTGGTCACCGGGCTGCTGGGGCTGCTGATCAACGTGGGTGCGCGGTCGGTGGAGCGGCGGGCGCTGGCCTGGCACCAGTCGGTGCGCGGGGAGGTGATGGTGTGA
- a CDS encoding ABC transporter permease has protein sequence MKRLLLRVFFVLALPAVLVAGWWVASDSSTDVYWPPLRTILKTFPDVWTADRLQDDVLPSVLRLTGGYALAAVVGVTLGTVIGSYRRVRAVCEPVLEFLRAVPPPVLVPVIMLFAGIGDTMKVTVIASGCVWPILLNTVEGVRAVDSVMAETARSYGITGTARLRNVVLRSASPQIFAGLRQALSIGIILMVISEMFAASNGLGFTIVQFQRGFAIPDMWTGILLLGLLGFLLSVVFQLVERRVLGWYHGLRASTRRSP, from the coding sequence GTGAAGCGGCTGCTGCTGCGGGTGTTCTTCGTGCTCGCGCTGCCCGCGGTGCTGGTGGCGGGCTGGTGGGTGGCGTCCGACAGCAGTACGGACGTGTACTGGCCGCCGCTGCGGACGATCCTGAAGACCTTCCCCGACGTCTGGACCGCAGACCGGCTCCAGGACGACGTCCTGCCCAGCGTGCTGCGGCTGACCGGCGGCTACGCGCTCGCGGCGGTCGTCGGCGTGACGCTCGGCACGGTCATCGGCTCCTACCGACGCGTGAGAGCGGTCTGCGAACCGGTCCTGGAGTTCCTGCGGGCGGTGCCGCCGCCGGTTCTCGTGCCGGTCATCATGCTGTTCGCGGGCATCGGCGACACCATGAAGGTCACGGTGATCGCCAGCGGCTGCGTGTGGCCGATCCTGCTCAACACGGTCGAGGGCGTGCGCGCGGTCGACTCGGTGATGGCGGAGACGGCGCGCAGTTACGGCATCACGGGCACCGCGCGGCTGCGGAACGTCGTTCTCCGCTCGGCGAGCCCGCAGATCTTCGCGGGGCTGCGCCAGGCGCTGTCCATCGGCATCATCCTCATGGTCATCAGCGAGATGTTCGCGGCCAGCAACGGCCTCGGCTTCACCATCGTCCAGTTCCAGCGCGGCTTCGCCATCCCCGACATGTGGACCGGCATCCTCCTGCTCGGTCTGCTCGGCTTCCTCCTCTCCGTCGTCTTCCAGCTGGTCGAGCGCCGGGTGCTCGGCTGGTACCACGGCCTGCGCGCCTCGACCAGGCGGTCGCCGTGA
- a CDS encoding ABC transporter substrate-binding protein encodes MRRRLFLGLTALPVLAAATGCGSSDDGDASDAGSSSGGTTTVKVGIIPIVDVAPLYLGQKKGFFSERGLKLELTPAQGGAAIVPGVVSGQFQFGFSNVTSLMVAQSNNVPIKAVVNGIASTGVKGKDFNGLMVKKGSSITSPKQLEGKKVAINTLKNINETVVRQSVRAAGGDPDKVQLVELAFDQMPAALDKGQIDAACVVEPATATIRSQGGVEIASPLVEIAPDLTVALYFTSQQYEQQNPDVVKKFREATAQSLAYADSHPDEARAIITTYTKIPPDVLKQVTLPKWPAEANRASIEALMKLGEEDGLFKKTPDLDALLP; translated from the coding sequence ATGCGTCGTCGTCTGTTCCTCGGCCTCACGGCCCTACCCGTTCTGGCCGCCGCGACGGGGTGCGGCTCGTCCGACGACGGTGACGCGTCGGATGCGGGCTCCTCGTCCGGCGGCACCACCACGGTCAAGGTGGGGATCATCCCGATTGTCGATGTCGCACCCCTCTATCTGGGCCAGAAGAAGGGGTTCTTCAGTGAACGCGGCCTGAAACTGGAGCTGACGCCCGCACAGGGCGGCGCCGCGATCGTGCCGGGTGTGGTCAGCGGCCAGTTTCAGTTCGGCTTCTCGAATGTGACCTCGCTGATGGTCGCCCAGTCCAACAACGTGCCCATCAAGGCCGTGGTGAACGGCATCGCCTCGACCGGCGTGAAGGGCAAGGACTTCAACGGCCTGATGGTGAAGAAGGGCAGTTCGATCACTTCGCCGAAGCAGTTGGAGGGCAAGAAGGTCGCCATCAACACGCTGAAGAACATCAACGAGACCGTGGTGCGCCAGTCGGTGCGCGCGGCGGGCGGCGACCCCGACAAGGTGCAACTAGTCGAGCTCGCCTTCGACCAGATGCCCGCAGCCCTCGACAAGGGACAGATCGACGCCGCGTGCGTGGTCGAACCGGCGACCGCCACGATCAGGAGCCAGGGTGGCGTGGAGATCGCCTCTCCCCTGGTCGAGATCGCCCCGGACCTCACCGTCGCCCTGTACTTCACGTCGCAGCAGTACGAGCAGCAGAACCCGGACGTGGTGAAGAAGTTCCGGGAGGCCACCGCCCAGTCCCTGGCCTACGCCGACTCCCACCCCGACGAGGCCCGCGCGATCATCACGACGTACACGAAGATCCCGCCGGACGTGCTGAAGCAGGTGACCCTGCCCAAGTGGCCGGCCGAGGCCAACCGCGCCTCCATCGAAGCCCTGATGAAGCTGGGCGAGGAGGACGGCCTCTTCAAGAAGACGCCGGATCTGGACGCGCTGCTGCCGTGA
- a CDS encoding sensor histidine kinase has protein sequence MPPLTQTRFRLPRGACADAMLAVGTFVLLAIAEGQRPSSGEGPMPSLIVSWLLIVTVCGALMFRRRCPATVGWFTALATGLYYVLSTVDGPLVLVPIVALYAIAAQGRMRLAVAIASAMVIGVGVGAIMTHSDVTGTAVFMLTGWLVAVVALGSVRHGRVAYAEEEARLRAIEERLRIARELHDVIGHNISMINVQSGAALHRLKKDPAQAEAALSAIKAGSRETLQELRATLDVLRRVDEDAPRAPAPGLARADALVASAKLAGLAVRIERTGAERALPAQVDLAAYRIVQESLTNAVRHSGAGQVTIRIAYGDRELMVAVEDDGQGAAARPARAGGGSGIAGMTERARALGGELAAGPRPEGGFAVRARLPYEITGEPTERSSR, from the coding sequence GTGCCGCCTCTCACTCAGACCCGTTTCCGGCTGCCTCGTGGTGCTTGTGCTGACGCCATGCTGGCTGTGGGGACGTTCGTGTTGCTGGCGATCGCCGAGGGGCAGCGGCCGAGCAGTGGTGAGGGCCCGATGCCCTCGCTGATCGTGTCCTGGCTGCTGATCGTCACGGTGTGCGGCGCGCTGATGTTCCGGCGCCGATGCCCGGCGACGGTGGGCTGGTTCACGGCGCTGGCCACCGGGCTCTACTACGTACTCAGTACCGTCGACGGGCCGTTGGTCTTGGTCCCGATCGTGGCGCTGTACGCCATCGCAGCCCAGGGCCGGATGCGGTTGGCCGTCGCCATTGCGTCGGCGATGGTGATCGGTGTCGGCGTGGGCGCCATCATGACCCACAGCGATGTCACGGGTACGGCGGTGTTCATGCTCACCGGCTGGCTGGTTGCCGTCGTGGCCCTCGGCAGTGTGCGGCACGGTCGGGTGGCGTACGCCGAGGAGGAGGCGCGGCTGCGGGCTATCGAGGAACGGCTGCGCATTGCCCGCGAGTTGCACGATGTGATCGGGCACAACATTTCGATGATCAACGTGCAGTCGGGCGCTGCCCTGCACCGGTTGAAGAAGGACCCCGCACAGGCTGAGGCGGCGCTGAGCGCCATCAAGGCGGGTAGTCGGGAGACCTTGCAGGAGCTGCGGGCCACCCTCGACGTGCTTCGCCGGGTCGACGAGGATGCGCCCAGGGCACCCGCGCCGGGTCTGGCCCGGGCGGACGCACTGGTGGCCTCGGCGAAGCTCGCAGGGCTCGCGGTGCGGATCGAACGCACCGGGGCTGAGCGCGCGTTGCCCGCCCAAGTCGACCTGGCCGCGTATCGGATCGTGCAAGAGTCGTTGACCAATGCGGTCCGGCACAGCGGCGCCGGACAGGTCACGATCCGGATCGCCTACGGGGACCGGGAGCTGATGGTGGCCGTCGAGGATGACGGTCAGGGTGCGGCAGCCCGCCCGGCCAGGGCGGGCGGCGGCAGTGGCATTGCCGGAATGACGGAGCGTGCGCGGGCGTTGGGGGGCGAGCTGGCCGCGGGCCCACGGCCGGAAGGCGGATTCGCGGTGCGGGCCCGGCTACCGTACGAGATCACAGGAGAGCCGACGGAGCGGAGTAGCCGATGA
- a CDS encoding PP2C family protein-serine/threonine phosphatase — MFRRLHAVRASMDRLTDRGESASIRTPPTRTVILAMVAATAVVVAVGLLTANPVFLLGLLVFLPAFAAALCNPRQTALVSAWVSAVVLVPVVLQPGGELIDDAVLALLVVAFDAMAVYGSRVRITREEELVRLRSSAAAMQRQILRPLPVLTDDVLVDGVYEPVQQDELVGGDIYEVAATPWGTRVLIGDVQGKGLAAIGAAMAVVGAFREAAHREATLTALVDALETAVVRHNDNSGQRGEPERFVSALVVGVDKGAEAQIVVCGHPPPYVLHDEAVTTVATQQEHVPLGLGALVDEPRMVSWFAFPAGSTLLLCTDGLTEARALGGGFYPLEARLGGRTDITASRLTRSLVADMRDFTAGTQQDDVAVLAVRRSPHQPPELHSDGVLPVDALR; from the coding sequence ATGTTCCGTCGCTTGCACGCGGTGCGCGCCTCCATGGACCGCCTGACAGACAGGGGCGAGAGCGCGTCCATCCGCACGCCTCCCACCCGTACTGTCATCTTGGCCATGGTGGCGGCGACCGCCGTGGTGGTCGCCGTGGGCCTGCTGACCGCGAACCCAGTGTTCCTCCTCGGCCTGCTCGTGTTTCTGCCGGCGTTCGCCGCGGCACTGTGCAACCCACGCCAGACGGCGCTGGTCTCCGCCTGGGTGAGCGCCGTAGTTCTTGTACCCGTGGTGCTTCAGCCCGGGGGAGAACTGATCGATGATGCGGTCCTTGCGCTGCTCGTCGTCGCTTTCGACGCGATGGCCGTCTATGGCTCCCGGGTGCGGATCACGCGGGAAGAGGAGCTGGTGCGACTGCGGTCCTCCGCGGCCGCAATGCAACGGCAAATCCTGCGGCCGTTGCCCGTGCTCACCGACGACGTTCTGGTAGATGGCGTGTACGAGCCGGTGCAGCAGGACGAACTCGTCGGCGGCGACATTTACGAGGTCGCCGCCACTCCCTGGGGCACCCGGGTGCTGATCGGCGACGTTCAGGGGAAGGGGCTCGCCGCCATCGGTGCGGCCATGGCCGTCGTCGGCGCCTTCCGCGAGGCCGCGCATCGCGAGGCGACGCTGACCGCGCTCGTCGACGCCCTCGAGACAGCGGTCGTCCGCCACAACGACAACAGCGGACAACGCGGTGAGCCGGAGCGATTCGTCAGCGCTCTGGTCGTCGGGGTGGACAAGGGCGCCGAGGCTCAGATCGTCGTCTGCGGTCACCCCCCGCCCTATGTGCTGCACGATGAAGCCGTCACCACTGTGGCCACACAGCAGGAGCACGTGCCGCTAGGCCTGGGAGCCCTGGTTGACGAGCCACGCATGGTCAGCTGGTTCGCCTTCCCGGCCGGGTCCACGCTGTTGCTGTGCACCGACGGCCTGACCGAGGCCCGCGCGCTTGGAGGCGGTTTCTATCCGCTGGAGGCGCGCCTCGGCGGCCGCACCGACATCACTGCCAGCCGACTCACCCGCTCTCTCGTCGCCGACATGCGCGACTTCACCGCCGGCACACAGCAGGACGACGTCGCGGTCCTTGCAGTACGCCGCTCCCCGCATCAGCCACCGGAGCTGCATTCTGACGGCGTTCTTCCGGTAGACGCCCTGCGATGA
- a CDS encoding response regulator transcription factor has translation MIRVLLVDDHWLVRAGFRSVLEDEDDIEVVGEAADGQAAVSACRELKPDVVLMDIRMPGMDGLEASQVITEDEQLAAVKVVILTTFDLDDYVYGALRAGATGFLVKDTEPEELLHAVRVAARGDALISPSVTRRLIAEFAGRVKGPQPDPRLDVLTDREREVMQLVAAGLTNDEIAERLVLQPSTAKTHVSRILMKLGARDRSQVVVLAYESGMVSPGWLED, from the coding sequence ATGATCAGGGTCCTGCTGGTGGATGACCACTGGCTGGTGAGGGCCGGGTTCCGGTCGGTCCTGGAGGACGAGGACGACATCGAGGTGGTGGGGGAGGCCGCCGACGGGCAAGCCGCGGTCTCGGCCTGTCGCGAGCTGAAGCCGGACGTGGTGTTGATGGACATCCGGATGCCGGGGATGGACGGTCTGGAAGCTTCTCAGGTGATCACGGAGGACGAGCAGCTGGCGGCGGTGAAGGTGGTCATCCTGACGACCTTCGATCTGGACGACTACGTGTACGGGGCGCTGCGCGCGGGGGCGACCGGCTTCCTGGTGAAGGACACCGAGCCGGAGGAACTGCTGCACGCGGTGCGGGTCGCCGCCCGCGGCGACGCCCTGATCAGCCCGTCGGTCACCCGGCGGCTCATCGCCGAGTTCGCGGGCCGGGTCAAGGGCCCACAGCCGGACCCTCGGCTCGATGTGCTCACGGACCGGGAGCGCGAGGTCATGCAGCTGGTGGCCGCGGGGCTCACGAACGACGAGATCGCCGAGCGGCTGGTGCTGCAACCTTCGACGGCGAAGACGCACGTCAGCCGCATCCTGATGAAGCTGGGCGCACGGGACAGGTCACAGGTCGTGGTGCTGGCGTACGAGTCGGGAATGGTCAGCCCCGGCTGGCTGGAGGACTAG
- a CDS encoding aromatic ring-hydroxylating dioxygenase subunit alpha has product MPHTTAFARNQWYVAAYSHEVGRELLGRSILGEPLVFYRTEGDGTPVALHDRCVHRRYPLSESGLDGDRIVCGYHGFTYDTTGACVYVPGQKRIPRTARVASYPVVEQDSLIWVWIGDPAHADPQTIPRARHLDSPGWTTVRGMEPIDADYGLLVDNLLDLSHETYLHGGYIGTPEVAETPITTEVDEGAGIVRVSRHMDDAECPPFYAKSTGIKGRITRWQDIEYHAPCLYLLHSRIAPVGVVPEADGSDPNGFHTEITYAITPSSDGKVYDFWMVSRDWATDDEEVTEFLRGNNHTVVMQDVDALNLLQKTLGTERTGYQELSINIDTGGLAARRILARLVEEGDKPMEKVQ; this is encoded by the coding sequence ATGCCGCACACGACCGCCTTCGCCAGGAACCAGTGGTACGTCGCCGCCTACAGCCACGAGGTCGGGCGTGAGTTGCTCGGCCGGAGCATCCTCGGTGAGCCGCTCGTGTTCTACCGCACCGAGGGCGACGGGACGCCCGTCGCCCTGCACGACCGGTGTGTGCACCGCAGGTACCCGCTGTCGGAGAGCGGTCTCGACGGCGACCGGATCGTCTGCGGCTACCACGGCTTCACGTACGACACGACGGGCGCGTGCGTGTACGTGCCGGGGCAGAAACGCATCCCGCGCACGGCCCGCGTCGCCTCCTACCCGGTGGTCGAGCAGGACTCGCTGATCTGGGTGTGGATCGGCGACCCGGCGCACGCGGACCCGCAGACCATCCCGCGCGCCCGGCACCTCGACTCCCCCGGCTGGACCACCGTCCGCGGCATGGAGCCCATCGACGCGGACTACGGACTGCTCGTCGACAACCTCCTCGACCTCTCCCACGAGACATATCTGCACGGCGGCTACATCGGCACCCCCGAGGTCGCCGAGACGCCCATCACCACCGAGGTCGACGAGGGCGCGGGGATCGTACGCGTCAGCCGGCACATGGACGACGCCGAGTGCCCGCCGTTCTACGCCAAGTCCACCGGCATCAAGGGCCGCATCACCCGCTGGCAGGACATCGAGTACCACGCCCCCTGCCTCTATCTGCTGCACAGCCGGATCGCCCCGGTCGGCGTGGTGCCGGAGGCCGACGGCAGCGACCCGAACGGCTTCCACACCGAGATCACGTACGCCATCACGCCGTCCTCGGACGGCAAGGTGTACGACTTCTGGATGGTCTCCCGGGACTGGGCGACGGACGACGAGGAGGTCACCGAGTTCCTGCGCGGCAACAACCACACCGTCGTCATGCAGGACGTCGACGCCCTCAACCTGCTCCAGAAGACGCTCGGGACCGAGCGGACGGGGTACCAGGAGCTGAGCATCAACATCGACACCGGCGGCCTGGCCGCCCGCCGTATCCTCGCCCGGCTGGTGGAGGAGGGCGACAAGCCGATGGAGAAGGTCCAGTGA
- a CDS encoding PDR/VanB family oxidoreductase produces MTVYEAELVVDRTESAADGVLALTLRHPLGEELPAWEPGAHIDVVLGPELERQYSLCGDPADRSVWRIAVLREPDGRGGSAYVHGQLGPGDKVRVRGPRNHFALAPTPRYRFIAGGIGITPILPMLAAADAAGAEWTLLYGGRTRQSMAFTEELRRYGDRVTVAPQDEAGLLDLSSVLDDLPEGTLVYCCGPGPLLDAVEERCPAGVLHVERFSPKEQQRTGDDEEFEVVLQQSGRTLTVPADASVLDTVRAAGVEVLFSCTEGTCGTCETDVVEGTPDHRDSVLTDEEREAGETMLICVSRCRGKRLVLDL; encoded by the coding sequence ATGACCGTGTACGAAGCCGAACTCGTCGTCGACCGCACGGAGTCCGCGGCCGACGGCGTGCTCGCCCTCACCCTGCGCCATCCCCTGGGCGAGGAGCTCCCGGCTTGGGAGCCGGGGGCGCACATCGACGTCGTCCTGGGTCCGGAGCTGGAGCGGCAGTACTCGCTGTGCGGGGATCCGGCGGACCGCTCGGTATGGCGCATCGCGGTGCTGCGGGAGCCGGACGGGCGGGGCGGATCGGCGTACGTGCACGGGCAGTTGGGGCCGGGCGACAAGGTGCGGGTGCGCGGGCCCCGCAACCACTTCGCCCTGGCCCCGACCCCCCGCTACCGCTTCATCGCGGGCGGCATCGGCATCACGCCGATCCTGCCGATGCTGGCGGCGGCGGACGCCGCGGGCGCCGAGTGGACGCTGCTCTACGGCGGACGGACCCGCCAATCCATGGCGTTCACCGAGGAATTGCGGCGGTACGGCGACCGCGTCACCGTCGCTCCCCAGGACGAGGCCGGTCTGCTCGACCTCTCCTCGGTACTCGACGACCTCCCCGAAGGCACCCTCGTCTACTGCTGCGGTCCCGGGCCGCTGCTGGACGCGGTCGAGGAGCGCTGCCCGGCCGGAGTACTGCACGTCGAGCGATTCAGCCCGAAGGAGCAGCAACGGACCGGAGACGACGAGGAGTTCGAGGTCGTCCTGCAGCAGAGCGGGCGTACTCTCACCGTCCCGGCGGACGCCTCCGTGCTCGACACCGTGCGTGCCGCGGGTGTCGAGGTGCTCTTCTCCTGCACCGAGGGCACCTGCGGCACCTGCGAGACCGACGTCGTCGAGGGCACCCCGGACCACCGCGACTCGGTCCTCACGGACGAGGAGCGCGAGGCCGGGGAGACCATGCTCATCTGTGTGTCCCGGTGCCGGGGGAAGCGGCTCGTGCTGGACCTGTGA
- a CDS encoding IclR family transcriptional regulator domain-containing protein, producing MPAAPRAPHFVRSFERGLAVIRAFDAEHPALTLSDVARACGLTRAAARRFLLTLADLGYVQTDGRRFRLTPRVLELGYSYLSSFTLPQIAEPHLEQLVAQVRESSSLCVLDGDDIVYVARVPTSRIMTASITVGTRFPAHVTSVGRVILAHLPDEEIETRLARADLRPLTARTVVTADGLRAELRRVRRQGHALVDQELEEGLRSVAAPVRDRDGEVVAGVNIAVHAGRNSVESVRRDLLPHLLATVARIEADVRITGPARAASPGTGTHR from the coding sequence ATGCCCGCTGCACCCCGCGCACCGCACTTCGTCCGGTCCTTCGAGCGGGGTCTCGCCGTGATCCGCGCCTTCGACGCCGAGCATCCGGCTCTCACACTCAGCGATGTGGCCCGTGCCTGCGGACTGACCCGCGCGGCCGCCCGCCGCTTCCTGCTCACCCTCGCCGATCTCGGTTACGTCCAGACCGACGGCCGGCGCTTCCGCCTCACCCCGCGCGTGCTGGAGCTCGGCTACTCCTACCTCTCCAGCTTCACCCTGCCGCAGATCGCCGAACCGCATCTGGAGCAACTCGTCGCGCAGGTACGGGAGTCGTCCTCGCTGTGCGTCCTCGACGGCGACGACATCGTGTACGTCGCCAGGGTCCCCACCAGCCGCATCATGACCGCGTCCATCACGGTCGGCACCCGCTTCCCGGCGCACGTCACCTCCGTGGGCCGGGTCATCCTCGCCCATCTGCCGGACGAGGAGATCGAGACCCGCCTCGCCCGCGCCGACCTGCGCCCCCTCACCGCCCGCACCGTCGTCACGGCGGACGGCCTGCGCGCGGAACTGCGCCGGGTACGGCGTCAGGGGCACGCCCTCGTCGACCAGGAGCTGGAGGAGGGGCTGCGATCGGTGGCCGCCCCGGTGCGTGACCGGGACGGCGAGGTGGTGGCCGGCGTGAACATCGCCGTGCACGCCGGCCGCAACTCCGTCGAGTCCGTACGCCGCGATCTGCTGCCCCACCTGCTGGCGACGGTCGCCCGGATCGAGGCGGACGTACGGATCACAGGTCCAGCACGAGCCGCTTCCCCCGGCACCGGGACACACAGATGA